From the Candidatus Hydrogenedentota bacterium genome, the window CGACGCAGCGCAGCCTGCGGCGCAGTAGCATCCGGTACAGACTCCGCCGCAACGGGCCGTAAACGATGTCGTCGCGGACCAGTTGGTAGACGGCCACCACGGGTGTTTTCGTGACCGCGCAGGCGAGCAGCGGCCCGAAACCGAACTGCGCGCCGGGCAGTTCGAGCAGGACCGCGCCAGGCTTGAAGCGCCGCAGATAGCGCAGCGTGCGTGTGATGCGCTTGCGCGGTTTTGCTTGGCCGCGCTTGTTGCCCAGTTCGCAGATTTCAAGCGGGTGATAGTGCGCGCCGAGCGAGCGGAAATCACGCACGAGCGAATCGGTTGTGTGCCGGTAAGGGAAGCCCGCGGTCACCTCCCAACCCCGTGCGCGCGCAGCACGGGCAATGGTAAGCGTGTAGTCCTCCGCGCCGCCTCGGACCGGCGACGGAAATGCAATCAGCAGGCGCTTTGCGTCAGCCGGAGCCGCGGGGGAAGAGATTCCCGGGCGTGGTTCGGTAGCATGAGCAAGATGCCTGTCCTCCTCCCGGCACGGAACTCCCGCCGGTGCAAGAGTCTGAGCCGTGTCCTCACGGAAGAGCCCGATGCCCTCGAACGGCCGCGACGGCTCGAGCGGACGGTCCGCGGGCCGGCGCGGCCCGGGCATGGCCAGCGCACGGTCCAGCACTTCCGAAAAACGCGCGACGTAACTCTCCATGGAATAAAGACGCGCGGTCTCGTGCGCGGCGCGGCCCATCACCGCGATGCGTTCCGGCTGCTGCGCCAGCGCGGCAATCACGTCGGCCATGACGTCCATCTCACCGATGGGCACGAGCATCCCGTTCGCGTTCTCCTCGATGACGCCCGCGACACCGCTTTCCGTGCGCGTGATGACCGGGACCGTGCCGCAAGCCATGGATTCAAGCATGCTGTTGCTCGTGCCCTCGAAATCGGAGGTCTGAATGAAGATGTCGTGTTCCGCCCAGACCCGCGGCATCGCCTCGGGCGGAACGCGGTCGAGCAGGCGCACGCGCCCGCCGTGCGGGACCTGCTCCAGCGCCGTTCGCAGTTCCGCAAGCTGCCTGCCCGCGCCGATGATGTCGAAAACGAAATCAACGCGCCGTTCCAGGAGTTTTTCGGCGAGAGGCACAAAATCCATCACGCGTTTCTGCTGCTGCACGATGCGGCCGCCGTACACGAGGCGGATGGGGCGCGCGGACCACACGCGCTCGAGGCGTTCCGGGACCCACACGCCCGTGGGCAGCACCGTGATGTCGCCCGCACGGTGCGGCAGCCGCTCACCGAGGCGCCGGCCGCACTCGGGGCTCACCGCGACGAACTGCGCAATGACGGGGTCAAACCACGCCAGGGGCGCATAGTATTCTTCCTCGCTATCGGCGCGGCAGAAGCCGATGGTCCGCAATTCCGCGCCGGTTTCCGCGAGTTCAGCGGCGATCGGGAAGATATCCCAGACGAAATTCGGCACGACGACAGCCGGGGCGCGGTCCGCGCATACCGCGCGCACCGCGGCGTCCGAAGGCGCGGCGACGTCAAAGCGCCCGATGTTGTTGCCGGTGACGCGGCAGTTCACAAGCAGGATTTCGTAACGGGGATGCACGGCAAAGGCATCGCGCAAACGGAACCCCCACGAGACGACGCCCGACGCGAAATCGCCGAGGGCAATCAATACGGGGATGCGCCGTTGCGCGTTCATCGCGTCACGCCGGGAACAGCGCTGCGTAATCGCATCGCTCGAAGACGTCGAGAGCGGTGTGGGCGCTCGCATTGTAAACACGGCGGCCCGCGCGCACGAACGTGTCGCGGGCGAGGGCGTAGGCCTGTTCCTGGCGCTCGACGTCCGGCACCCCGATCTGGTCGCCGACTTTGTAGTACTGGTGGCTGAAATGCAGGCCGCGGATCAGGTCGATGTTCTCTTCCGTGATCGTGATCTTGCCCGGCGGGAAGCGCTTCGGCAGATCGCCGTAGTCGTGGTCGAGCCCGATGACGTAGACCGGGTCGCAGCCGAGATGATAGGCGAGTTGCAGCATGATGTGCGTAACCGTCGAGCCGAGATGCACGATCCCGGCGAAATCGGTCGAGAACTGAGGATATAGTTCGGTCCAGTAATACTTGCCGCCGCGATAACGGGGCGCGTGGAAGAAGATCGTGTCCTGATCGGCGCGGAAGCAGTAGGCGTTGTAGATTGCGGCGAGCTTTTTCGGCCCTTTTACCGCCGCGATGTCCTTGCGGCGCAGCTCGATCTGCTCGATGTCCTCGAAGACGAGATACGTGGTCGTAAATCCCCACTCTGGGTAGAGCTGATAAATGCCGTTGCAGCCGATGGTGATTTCCTTGCGCAATTTCGAGAGGTCCAGCTGCTTGAGGCTCGGACCGTTCGCCAGCACGAAACAGCGCTTGCCCTTGTACCGGTCGCGCATGACGGCCAGCCGCTGCTGATAGCCTGGGACCATCGCCAGTTTGGGCCGCCAGCCGCCCCATGTGACGCCGATGCGGTCATAGAACCGGCGGCGCGCCCTGAGCAGGCGCCAATAGCCTACCGGCTTTTCCCACCAGGGGATTTGTGGAGTCCAGGCAATCATCCAGCGCGTATCACCACGATCGTCTCACGCCCCGCAATCTCCTGAAGATAATGCCACACGGTCCCGCGGCCGGACAAGACCGCTTGGGACTGCGAGAGCTTGCTCTCGTCTTCACCGCGCGCGGCTTGCCGCACGCCCGTCTTCTTCCGGGCGGCAAGCTGCCCGGAACAGGAGCGGGAGCAAGCTCCCCCGCTCCAAAGGGACATCATTTCCGCGTGGGCCCGCCCATCACGGGTTCCGCGGATGTGCCGTTGCCGGTCAAGTGCGATACGTGCAGGTCCGCAACGTCGTCGCAGACAAATGCCGGCCGCGCGTCGGGCGTCATGGTGGTCACCGCAATATCGTTGAATGCCAAGCCGCGCGCGTGGCGGCAGTAGAAACCGTAGGCAGGCAGCACCCCGAACATCTTGTATTCGGGATATTCCGCTTCCTGTTTGGGCGGCACGCGCGCGGCGTCTTCCGCCGTGCCGCCACCCGCGAAATCGAGGCGCACGTCGCTGATGCTGACGTTCTCGACGGGATGGCCCGGCAGACCCGCGATGGCGCAGCCGGTCTGGTCCGCGCCGGTCGCGCGGATGTGGCTGATGCTCACGTTGCGCAGCGCGCCGACGCCGGGTTTCTCGCCGCCGTCGATGAAGGGCCGCGCCCGGTTGCCGAGCCGGATGAAAATGGGGCAGCCGACGTTCTGCATGGCGAGATTGGACACGACCACGCCGTCCATGACGCCGCCGTCCACGATCTCGAGGGCCAAGCCCGAGAGGCGCGTGTCGTATATCGCGCAATTGCTAATCGCGATGTTCTGGAAGCCGCCGTTGGATTCCGTGCCCATCTTGAGCGCGTTGCAGGCCGTGCTCAGCACGCAGTTCGTCACCACGACATTGCGGCAGGGCTGCGCGGACGTGCTCTTCAGCACGATCGCGTCGTCGCCGCTGCTGATGTCGCAGTTGCTGATGACCACGTTCGCGCTGCTGTCGATGTCGAGACCGTCGTTGTTCTTGTTGCAGCGGCTGCGGATGACCACGCCGGAGACGCGCACGCCCTCGCAGGCCAGGAAGTGCACGGTCCACATGGCGCCGTCGCGCAGTCCAACGTCTTCGAGCGCCACGTCGCGGCAGGAGACAAACCGCAGCATGTAGGGCCGTTTCTTGTACTCGCCGGAAAACGCCGCGCCCTGCCCGTCGATCACGCCCCCGCCTGTGACGGCCACGCCTTCCTGATCCTCCGCGAAAAGCAGCGCGCGGTCCGTGTACCGGTCCGTGTAGGAGCGGTAGGCCACCGTGCGCGCGGGGTAGTCGTCGAGATTCGTGCTGCCAAGCAGCGTTACGCCGCTTTCGAGATGCAGCGTCACGCCGCTTTTCAAGAAGACCGTGCCGGTGAGGTAGCGCCCCGGCGGCACGCGCACCACGCCGCCACCCGCCGCCGCGCAGGCGTCGATTGCGGCCTGAATGGCGGGTGTATCGAGCGTCGCGCCGTCCGCGACGGCCCCGAAGGCGCGGACATCGTAGCCGCACGGCCCCGTTTCCGCCGCAAAGGCCGGCGACACCGCCAGACAAAGGCAGATACCGAGTTTCAGCATCATTTTGTTGTGCATCGTCATGCCCTTTCCCGCTTTGCGGCCTACCATTCCAGTCTTTTCCGGCGCATGTCAAGCGTAGTTCGCGCGCTATGCCGCCGCCAAGGGGCGTCGCTTTCGCCGGAGATGGCCCTGCGCATCGAGAAGGCGTTCGGGCCGAAGATGGACACACTGCTGCGCATGCAGACGGCCTACGATACCGCGAAGGCGCGCCACCGCGCGGATGAAATCAAGGTGAAGCGGTATATACCGGCCTCTGCCCGCGTTCGTGCGCATTCCGCGCGTTAGGCGGCAAGACGCCGCGCGCGGCCTTCTGTTCTTTCCCAGTGCAATGCACCTGCATAGGGGGATGGGTGTGAGGGGAGAACAGAAAGGGAACTGTGGATGGCACGTTGGTGGCCGATGCCCTTCTGGCGCGAAAAACGGGGTTTGGGCCGGCGCGCCGGCGAAGGCAAGGGCCGGGGCTTGCGCCCCGTGCCGCTGCCGCCCGCGGGCGTGTTCAAGACGGCGTCGGTGCCGGAGGACGTGAGCCGGTTCGGCGTGCACTGGGACCATTTCGTGCCGCTGCCGAACGAGACGCCTTTCGAGATGCTGCAGGTCTACCGCTTCCTGCGCGACGCGATACCGGACATCTCGGACGCGGTATGGACGTGGAAGCGGCTGTGCCAGACGGGCTACGAGGTCGAAATCGCTGATGCAAGTTCGGACACGGCCCGGCGGCGCGCCCAGCGGCTGATCGACGACCTGAACCACCGTGTCAACAGCGGCGATCGCGGCATGGACGGCCTGCTCGATGTCTTCTACACGTCCCTGTTCACATACGGGGCGGCGGCGCTCGAGATCGTATTGTCGCAGGGCCGCGAATCCATCTGGGACGTGGTCCCGGTGGACGTCTGGACGGTCCGGTTCAAACGCGAAGAGGGCGCGCTCGAGGCGTATCAGGTCTGGAACGGCGCGGAAATCCCGCTGCCGACGGAGCGGTTCATTTACGTCGGCATGGACCGCGACGGCACCAACCCGTACGGGCGCTCGATGCTGCGCTCAATCCCGTTCGTGGTAAAGATTCAGCAGCGCCTGCTCGAGGACATGGCGAAGGCGACGCACAACGCGGGCTGGGCCAAGCTGCACGTGCAGTACGCGCCGGACGAACGGCAGCGCGGGGAAAGCCCCGAGGCGTACCAGGCGCGCATCGGCGCGAACTTCAAGGATCTGCGCGACAGGCTCAGCGGGCTTGAAGTGGACCAGAACCTCGTCACGTACGACAACGTGAAGATTTCGGTGGTCCGCGCCGATCAGCACGCGCAGGTCTTCTACGACAATCACAAGGCGGTCGAAGAACAGGTGATCACGGGCATGCATCTGATGCCAATCCTGCTGGGGCGCAACTACGGCACGACCGAAACCTACGGCACGGCGCAATTCGAGATCATCACGCGGCAGGTCGAAGGCATCAACCGCAGCGTCAAGCGCATCCTCGAACGGCTCTACAACTTCGAACTGGCGCTGATGTGGGGCGAGGCGCGCGCGAAGGTGCACATGCGACAGAACCGCACCGTGGACGTGCTCAAAGAAGCACAGGCGCGCAGCCGCGACATTGCCAATGCGCTGACGCTGTTGGACCGCGGCTTGGTCGGGCGCGACCAGGCCGCCGCGCTGCTGCGCCTTCCCGAATCCCGCTGAATCCCGCCACATCATCGGAGGCATCCGCATGGAACTGGAACCCTTTGTCTTTCGGCGCGACGGCGCGCTGCTCGGCATGCGCGCGGAGGAATCCGGCGCGAACGCTGAGGCACAGAAGCTGCTCGACACGGTGAACCGCTACACGCTGCGCCCGCTCGCGCGCGAGGAATTCGCCGTTTTCACCCTCGACCTCTGTCATAACCAGATCGACCGGCATTTCAGCCGGTTCCCCGACGAGGAACTCGACAAGATCGACCGGCTGACGCCGGGCCGCCCGTTGATGGAGCGCCACGACCTGCGCGGGTCGCTGCCGCGCGGCACGTTCTTCCGCTCGCAGTTGCACCGCGACGGCGAGCGCCTTTCCGTGCGGCCCGACGTGTACGTCCTGCGCACGGGGGACAATCGCGACTTCATTCTCAACATCGAGGGCGGCGTCTATCGCGAGACGTCGATCGGCTTTTCCTTCCGCACACCCGAGTGCTCGGTTTGTGGGCGCGACCTGCGCGCCTGCGACCACGTGCCCGGCCGCACCTATAGCGGCAAGCTCTGCCACTTCATCATGCGCGACGTGCTGGAAGTGATCGAGGGTTCAGTTGTTGCGTCAGGTTCGCAGGGCACGCGATTCGTGCCGAGCGAGGCGCGATGCGTGCCCGCCCCGGACGCGCTCGCGATTGCGCGCGACCTGTGGCACGCGCCCATCGAATTGCAGCCGCGCCGGTTCTGGGCCGCCGAATGACCTGGTCCCACCAACGCGAGGAAACAAGATGTTCTGGAAACTGGATTGTGAGCAGGCCGCGCCTGCGCGAGAGACGGACGCGGAACGGTTTGCCGGGCGTTTCGTACTGCACCGGCATCACGATGCGGAGGGTCCCCACCTCGATTTGCGCCTTGAACAGGACGGTTATCTTGTCGGCTGGCGCATCGAGAGCACGAAGCTCGAAGGCGGACTCTGGGCGCGCGAGAAGGGGCCGCACCCGGTGGCATGGCTCGAACAGAACGGCGACGCCATGCGCGAGGACGCCGGGCTGTACGCCTGGCTGGAACGCGACGCGGCCAGCGGTACGCTCATCCTTCGCGGGGCGCAAGGGGACCGCGTGCTGCGTGTGCGCCGCGTATCCAGGTTACCCACGGCGGCAATGCGCGGCGTGTGCGAGGCGCTGCGGGAATGCGCCGCGCCTGCGGACCATGCGGGCAGGCTCGTGCGCGACGGCGTTGCGGCGCGGCGGCGGGCCATTGCGCGGCTCTGCGGCTTGGGCCGCGAACTGGACGGCAGCGCGTTCGACGAGACGGTCTGGCGGCGCACGCTCGAATCGTGCAGCCTCGATGAAATCTACGCGCATCTGCGGGCCTTCGAGGTGCGTTTCGACACGAAATATCCGCCGCAGCCCGTGTCGCGGCCCGTGCCGCTCGCGGATGCGCCGCCGTGCGGCGGACGCAACCGCGCTCTGGAAATCGTGCAGAACGGATAAGCCGTACTGGGGGACACAAACGCGCTCCCCGCGGGAGCCAAAACCCAAACAAGACAGACAGGAGGAAGCATCATGGCATTTGGCGATATCGGCGGCGTTGTCACCGAGTTGATCCTCACGTGCGCGACGCCCGCGTCTGGCAGCGTGGCGATCGGCAAGGGCGACGCCGTAAAACTGACCGGCAATTACACCGTAACCAACGCGACCAGCGCGGAAGACGCCGTCTTCGGCCAGGCGCTCGCCGACGCCGCGGAAAACAGCGTGGCCATCCCGGTGAAGGTTCGCGGCGTCTGCGAATTCCAATACACGGGCTCGGCCCCGGCCGTGGACGGCGCGGCGGGCATCACGGCCTCCGATACCGCGGGCAAGGTCAAGACTCCGGCATCGGGCAACGGCAAAGGAATCAACGTCAAAGTCGACACGGCCGCCACGACGGTCTACGTGTTGCTGTAGGAGGCGCGCATCACCATGAACTACCACGACGGTTTAATCCGCGACCGCGTCGCGTTTCTCGGCCAGCCCGCGGAGAAGCTGCACGCGGTCCGCGGCCAGCAGTTGTACGAAACGCTGCAATCCCTCGGATTGACCCACCGGCACTACTTCCAGGCGCTAGGCACGAACGTGCAGGACTACTGCGCCCGGGAGTTCGGCATCGACGTGGGCCGGATCACGGTCGAGCGATTCTTCCAGTCAGACCCGAACGCGAAATGGCTGTTCCCGGACATCGTGCGCGAGGCCGTGCTTGACGGACTCCGGCGCAAGCCGCTGTATCCTGAGTTGATCGTGCGCGACGAGGCGGTCAACGGCACCGCCTACGACCTGCCCTACGTCACCGAGAACGAGGCGGAGGAGGAACTGCGCACGGTGGCGGAGGGCGCGGCAATCCCCGAGTCCGAGATCGCCTACGGCGACCGCATCGTGCGCCTGGACAAGCTGGGCCGCGGCGTGGTCGCGTCGTATGAGGTCGTGCGCCGCATGTCCGTCGACATGCTCCGTGTGCACCTGCGGCGCATCGGCGAGCGGCTGGGGCGCACGCTTGATGCCCGGCTCGCGATGGTGCTGGTCGAGGGGGACGCGTCCGGCCCGGGCACCGCGCCGCTGGTCCTCAACACGGCGACGGGCAACACGTGGGCCTACGCGGACCTCGTGACCGGTTTTCTGACGTTGACCGCGGGCCACTACTTCACGCCCACGCACATGCTGGCCGACCCCGAGACCTGCGAGGCGATCCTGAACCTCGCCGAGATCAAGGACAGCCAGTGGTTCGACTTCGCGAAGACGGGCAACCTGCCCACGCCGCTCGGCGTGAAGCTCGCACCCATGGCTGGCCACCCCGAGAAGAAACTGACCATCCTCGACGCGGGCTATGCCGTTCAGAAGCTCACCGAGCAGGACCTCCTCGTCGAAAGCGACAAGCTCATCAACCAGCAGTGGGACCGCACGTACCTGACCGTGGTCACGGACTTCGCGATCCTCTATGACAAGGCGCGCGTCGTCCTGAACAGCGACTGGACCCCGTAACCGAACCTTGTCCGACCCCACCCGCACATGCCGGCGCGGGGAGACTGCTCCCTTCTCCCCGCGCCGGCCATAAGGAACCTGCATCATGGCTACCTTCGCTACCGAAGACGACGTCCGCGAACGTCTCCAGGCCCATGACACCGAGACGATTCCGTCCGGTCTTGTTACAGCCATGCTCGAGGACGCGCACGAGGAAGTGCTGCGCCGGTTCGATCTTGCGTACGAAGAAACGCCCCTCCCCGCGGGACTCGTCGCGGGCGAAGCGCTGCTGGCGGGCGCGCGCCTCCTGCAAGCGCTGGCCTCGGCCGACGCCATCGAGCAGCAGCACCTCAGCATCGGTGGACAGCGTTTCGAGGCGGGCAGCCGGTTCGCGGCGCTCCTGGCCATGGCGGACCAGGCAGAGGCGCGGGCCTGGGAGATGCTCGAGCCCTATCTCCTGTCCACGCTCGCGCAACGGGAGCTGGACGTCTCGGACAGCACGCCCGTGCTCGGCGGGGAGTGAAGCCCGTGGCGATTACCTTGGGCAATTACGTCTTTGACGAGACGCGCACGGCCATCGCGGAGAAATACGCGGAAGTCGGCGGCCGCGACGCCCGCCAGGTCCGGCTGTCGGGCGCGATACTCGGCAAGCGCACCCTGGCCGAACTCGAAGCTGCGCTCGACGCCGTGCTGGCCGCCGCTTCGGCGGACACCGCGGACACGCCGCTCGTCCTGCGCGAAGGCCGCCGGTTACTGGTGCGGCGCACCGGCTTCACGCGCGAGGTGAGCCGCAAACCGCTCGTCGGCGCATTCACCGTGCAGCTCGAAGCGCCGTCCTCCTTCGAAGAAGCCGTCGACGAAACCGAAGTGAACTGGAACATCTCAGCCTCAGGCGTAACGCGGACGCTCACGGCTGGCGGCAATGCGCCCGCGCCGCTGCGCATCACCCTCGCCGCTTCCGGCAGCGTCATTGCGCCCCGGTTCAGCGACGGGGTGCGCGCCATTGCATATTCCGGCGCCGTTGCGAGCGGCGAGGCACTCGTTTTCGACGGCGCCGCGGGCCGCGTCACGCTCGAAGGCGAGGACGTCACGCCCTACACGGACGGCGTGTTTCCGCGGGTCTCGCCCGCAAGCACGATGCTCACATACACGGACGATCCGGACAGCACGCACGTGTGCGCCGTCACGATCGCGTACCGGGACCGTTGGTGGTAATCATGGAATACCGCATCGAAGTCTACGATACCTGGGGCCGCCGCGTCGGCGCATTCGACGACGTGCCATTGCTCGAAGCCACACGCACCGCGCCGGATGAGCCCGACGCCGTGCGCGGCCTGCTGCCCGCGGAGGCCGCGGCGTTGGGCACGGCGTTCCGCGTCCGCGTGTTGGTCGAGGGCGCGCTGTTCTGCGAGGCGCCGGTAGCCGGCATCGGCCCGCAATGGGGCGATACACGCAAGTTGATCCTGGATCGCTATGTGCCATTCCACACGGTGCTTGAAGTTGGCGCGGAACAGCCGCCGGACGTGATTAACAGGCCTGTATCGCAGGCGCATACCAACCAGGAAATCAGCGCCATTGTCAAGAGCGTCATCAATGGCGCGCTCGGGCCCGTGCACTATACGGTCGCGCATGCGGCATACCCGGATGGCGCACAGCGGGAATACGCGAAGTTTCTTGCGCGCAAGTCGCTCGACAACGAACTCGAGGTCGGCGGCATCGCGGCTGGTCAGTGGGCCGGCGCGCCGCGCCTCGACGCAAGCAACGCCTACGCCAAGGACGGCGACACCATTGCCGGGCTGGCCGTGGACGGCGCGGCATGGCCGGACCTGCGCCTGATGATGGTGGACGCGGAGGAAACGAGCCGGAACAGTCACGCCGTCAAGCGCCATCCCGAAACGGCGGCGTGGACCGATGCGCGGTATGACGCGAGTGGCTACAAGCGCGCCGCCGACGCGGCCCGGGCGTTCCTGCAAGACCTGCTCGGTCAGAAAGGCATCGATTACGTCGAGTTGAATCCGCATAAAGACGCCTCCGGCGCGTACGACGACCGGATCGACGCATATGGGCGCTATATCGGCCTCGTCTTCGGCGGAGGCGAGTGTCTCAACGCCGCGCTTGTCGAAACAGGCCACGCCGACGTCTACCTCTACGAGGAAGGCCGCTACCACGTGCCGGAAATGGCCCTGAAGGAGTTCTATTCCTATCGGGGCGCCCACGGAGACTCGGTACAACATACGGGCGCCTCCCTGGCAGAATTCGACGCTTCAGGCGGCGTGCTTGAAGTGCTCGCCGCGCTTGCCTACGCCGCGCACGGCCATGTCTTCACGGTAAATGCGGACAAGGCCGTTGCATTCGGACCGGTTGAAGCGCCGGACCACGTGTTCTTCTACGATCCGCTGCGGATGAGCGTGCGTTTTGGCGCGGATGCCCGCGACCTCGCAAATTACATCGCGTTACGGGGCAATCCGTTCACGGGCGCGCTCAACAAGACATACAGCCGCGCGTCGAGCATTGACGCCTACGGAGTCGCGGCGCGCAAGTTCGACTACTTCAGCATTTCGCGCGTCGAAGACGCGGATCGCATCGCTGCGGGGCTGCTGGCCGATATCGCGTATCCCGAGCCGTCCGGGACCGTCACCTTCTTCGACGGGAACCACGAGGCGCGCGTCGGGGACCTCGT encodes:
- a CDS encoding glycosyltransferase family 4 protein codes for the protein MNAQRRIPVLIALGDFASGVVSWGFRLRDAFAVHPRYEILLVNCRVTGNNIGRFDVAAPSDAAVRAVCADRAPAVVVPNFVWDIFPIAAELAETGAELRTIGFCRADSEEEYYAPLAWFDPVIAQFVAVSPECGRRLGERLPHRAGDITVLPTGVWVPERLERVWSARPIRLVYGGRIVQQQKRVMDFVPLAEKLLERRVDFVFDIIGAGRQLAELRTALEQVPHGGRVRLLDRVPPEAMPRVWAEHDIFIQTSDFEGTSNSMLESMACGTVPVITRTESGVAGVIEENANGMLVPIGEMDVMADVIAALAQQPERIAVMGRAAHETARLYSMESYVARFSEVLDRALAMPGPRRPADRPLEPSRPFEGIGLFREDTAQTLAPAGVPCREEDRHLAHATEPRPGISSPAAPADAKRLLIAFPSPVRGGAEDYTLTIARAARARGWEVTAGFPYRHTTDSLVRDFRSLGAHYHPLEICELGNKRGQAKPRKRITRTLRYLRRFKPGAVLLELPGAQFGFGPLLACAVTKTPVVAVYQLVRDDIVYGPLRRSLYRMLLRRRLRCVAVSEHNRDLLCRLFGVGASGIHVVPNGVNLDRFKHAEAERAKARQRVREELGFPAETRLLLTVGRLAGQKGYDVLIPAVAHIAATFPDVRFIWAGDGPWEKRLREMAAAYRVEEYVRFLGVRGDIPDLLAACDLFVHPSRHEGQPFSLLESMAAGLPIVATRASGIPEIIEHERHGLLCAVDDIASLRDAVIDALRRPGAMQEMAAAARERVQAFTEAAMIEMTFALIEEARERQS
- a CDS encoding DUF115 domain-containing protein, whose amino-acid sequence is MIAWTPQIPWWEKPVGYWRLLRARRRFYDRIGVTWGGWRPKLAMVPGYQQRLAVMRDRYKGKRCFVLANGPSLKQLDLSKLRKEITIGCNGIYQLYPEWGFTTTYLVFEDIEQIELRRKDIAAVKGPKKLAAIYNAYCFRADQDTIFFHAPRYRGGKYYWTELYPQFSTDFAGIVHLGSTVTHIMLQLAYHLGCDPVYVIGLDHDYGDLPKRFPPGKITITEENIDLIRGLHFSHQYYKVGDQIGVPDVERQEQAYALARDTFVRAGRRVYNASAHTALDVFERCDYAALFPA
- a CDS encoding glycoside hydrolase family 28 protein — translated: MVGRKAGKGMTMHNKMMLKLGICLCLAVSPAFAAETGPCGYDVRAFGAVADGATLDTPAIQAAIDACAAAGGGVVRVPPGRYLTGTVFLKSGVTLHLESGVTLLGSTNLDDYPARTVAYRSYTDRYTDRALLFAEDQEGVAVTGGGVIDGQGAAFSGEYKKRPYMLRFVSCRDVALEDVGLRDGAMWTVHFLACEGVRVSGVVIRSRCNKNNDGLDIDSSANVVISNCDISSGDDAIVLKSTSAQPCRNVVVTNCVLSTACNALKMGTESNGGFQNIAISNCAIYDTRLSGLALEIVDGGVMDGVVVSNLAMQNVGCPIFIRLGNRARPFIDGGEKPGVGALRNVSISHIRATGADQTGCAIAGLPGHPVENVSISDVRLDFAGGGTAEDAARVPPKQEAEYPEYKMFGVLPAYGFYCRHARGLAFNDIAVTTMTPDARPAFVCDDVADLHVSHLTGNGTSAEPVMGGPTRK
- a CDS encoding thermonuclease family protein, coding for MEYRIEVYDTWGRRVGAFDDVPLLEATRTAPDEPDAVRGLLPAEAAALGTAFRVRVLVEGALFCEAPVAGIGPQWGDTRKLILDRYVPFHTVLEVGAEQPPDVINRPVSQAHTNQEISAIVKSVINGALGPVHYTVAHAAYPDGAQREYAKFLARKSLDNELEVGGIAAGQWAGAPRLDASNAYAKDGDTIAGLAVDGAAWPDLRLMMVDAEETSRNSHAVKRHPETAAWTDARYDASGYKRAADAARAFLQDLLGQKGIDYVELNPHKDASGAYDDRIDAYGRYIGLVFGGGECLNAALVETGHADVYLYEEGRYHVPEMALKEFYSYRGAHGDSVQHTGASLAEFDASGGVLEVLAALAYAAHGHVFTVNADKAVAFGPVEAPDHVFFYDPLRMSVRFGADARDLANYIALRGNPFTGALNKTYSRASSIDAYGVAARKFDYFSISRVEDADRIAAGLLADIAYPEPSGTVTFFDGNHEARVGDLVELRGAPVRRIEPALDDEWDGRYPDKIVARVRRVSHKFSGRRASTTLHLGSPLRSVARPLSFIVRSQPAASTLFGFRLDDARVGLDMGFHLD